Within the Onychostoma macrolepis isolate SWU-2019 chromosome 14, ASM1243209v1, whole genome shotgun sequence genome, the region CTGAACAACTCCAGAGTTCTCCGCTGTGACGAATCAAAACGCCTCTGATTGGATATTGCATTCGTAGCCTCAACAGGaacgtgtgtgattggttataatgctcATCGCTGCAGACCGTGGTCAAAAAAGGATTTGATGCAATGTAATAAAGCAAATCTACTATAAATGAAATGCCGCGAGCAacacttttcattcatttcactcTACACATTTCACTTGATTGACAGTCGATCTAGCTTACCGCTACTACAATATTACTTAAATGAAATCGAATGTATACCTGTGGAACCTTCACAGACAGCACACAGTGTTCAACTAATAAAGATCCTCAGTGCAGGCCAACAGTAGAATTTGCAGATTTGGCTTCAATTGACTGTAGGTCTTTATGTTCTCTGTGTTATTAAATTACCCGGAATGAATGAGAAACCCCTTCAGACGATTCAGTACGTGCAGGGAActgaacaaatcattcaaaatGATCCGCGAACCAATTCAGACCATTTTGCAGGCTTATTTGTTCAAGGCcttgaacagaattgactcaaaagagtGATTAATTCGGGCATCGTTCATGCCCCAGATAAAAGAGACAGCGCGCATGGAATAAACTACACATTTCTTAACATGTATAtcattaaaattgtaaaaaatttgattaataaaaaataaaagtgtaactaGAGGAACGCCGCCCATTGTAGcaagtaaaagtactgttttttcgTTAGAAATGTACTCGAGTTAAACTAAAAGTACCCATCTTTAAATCTactcttaaaagtaaaaattttccaaaaatgtactcaagtaaatgtaacggaGTAAATGTACTTTGTTACTACCCGCCTCTGTTAGTAACTCACCTCAATCCAGCACTTTCACAGCATCAGCTTCATTCTTCTCATATTCATTATATCACATTAGAGCTACAGATTCTAGTATTTGCCACTTACACTCTATATGAACTTTCTAGGAAATAGTTTGTATGATAAAACATCTGCTAAGAACATAAATGTCCATCTAACAGCTCAAGCACATCAATGGAGTCTCATTGTAGGGTTGAGTAGATTTGCTCAGGAAAAGCAGCTCAAAGACTATGATTAGATTTGCCATTATTTACAACTTTAGAGCAGTTAGAGACACTGAAACTGCACAAGGATCCTTAAGACACGCTCAGGTTTGGTTTTGTTTCAATACGCTGAAGCATTGCTAATATACTGCCTGACTTTGGGATCTTCATGGTCAAATTCATCAGTTACaggcaaataaaaattaattttatcatGTTTGAGGATCACCTGATCCAATTATGATGAACGTTACTCAGAATCTGTACTATCAAGTTCACTGATTTCAACATGATGTAATAAATCAGAAGGAAAAATTAggtaaaatgttgaaatgttaGTGAAGTTTTGAGCTGTTGGTGGCGCTAGTGGTGTTTGACAGCTAAATATATCTTCCAGAAGAAAGAGCTCAGAGAAATGATTCCTAAGATTCCCAGAGCTGAAAGCCATTTGTAAGCGGCGTGTCTTTCAGAAGAAGATGATCAGATGAGAGTCTGACTGATGATTATATAATAAGACactcatgaaatgtttctctgtgaGTCTCGTGTCACAGCAGGATCTGCTCAAGTCCACTATGATCCTGTTCTTCTAGATCTGTGTTACCTGCAGGAACTGGAtgtgatcctgtgtgtgtgaaagctgctccagctcagcgtctctcctcctcagatcattgatctcctgctccagtcgctccagtcgtccttcagctcgactcactgcttgcttttcctgatctctgatcagccGTATCTGCTCAGAGCGGCGTCTCTCAATGGAGCGGATGAGCtcagtaaagatcctctcactgtcctccactgctgtctgtgcagagcgctgttaggacacacagtgattcaggcttcagtgagtctgaactgagactgagacaaacttctcttcttctccagactcaccttctgagactccacagcctctctcagctgctgaagatctttctctctctgctggattcTCTGCTGGAGCGTCTTCTGCGTCTCCTTCAGCTGCTTCTGCAGGACAAACAGATGATAGTGAATCTCACAGAAAACTACTGGCACTAAATCATCATGTGAACAGATGAATCCAGTAAAAGTGGAGCTGATAACTAATGGCTGTAGGTTCAGACTCCAGAAGTGATGACCGGTTACAATCATCATATATGAATAAACATGAAGATTAATGCCTGTTTCATACTGCAAGTGTAAGTATTATAAAAGTGAAACTGACACAGACATAGCACTCTTTTTTGTGTTCTGTGTAATTATGCTGCCGCTCTACACTGAATATAAACAGATTATTGGATCACTATACTGAGTATTAACTTGATCGCTAGTGTTAAATACCTGTTTCTCTGTCCTCTGTGCTGCCGCTGATACAATGTTGTGGTTTTTATGTTCAATAATCGTACACagcatacatatacatttctgGTCAGTGCAACAGAAAACCTCGAGGAGCTTCTCATGTTTCTGGCAGATCATCTCCTGCAGTCGTCCAGTGGCTTCAGTCAAATTGTGTCTCTTTCCTTTAAACcaactctcatgttgttcgagGTGATTCTGACAGTAAGAGTTCAGACACACCAGACAGGACTTGACGGCTTTGTATTTTCTTCCAGTACAGACGTCACACTGCACATCTCCAGCTCCAGCGTCACAGTCAGCAGAGAGTTTGGTCTTCTTTATTTTCTCCACCATTTCAGCCAAGATGGTGTTTCTAGCTAAAGCAGGTCTTGGactgaaggtctgtctgcactgagggcagctgtagactctcatctgatcctcctgatcccagcagcctgtaatacagctcttacagtaactgtgtccacaggGAATGGCCACTGGATCCTTCAGGAGATCCAGACACACTGGACACAAGAATTCCTTCTTATTCACTGAAATTCTGTCTTCTTCCATTTTACTGcatgaacacagagacacaaacacacaacagctcAACTACACTtcagtttctctttctctgaaATCAAGTGAATCTTGTTTCCTGGCTCTGTGTTCGAGTGACATGTGTAAAACAGGTTTGTCTGTGAGTCTGTAAAGCAGGTTCCTCATTCCTGCTCCTGTAGAGTCACACTAACACGCATATTGGGTTTGCATATTTTATGGCTTTTTATATTGTACAAACTGTATCTTCTATCCCCATACCCTTGCTAACCTTACacttaaacctacccctcacacaaaaatctctgcatttttagattttcagaaaACATAGTTAAGCCATTTgggaaatgtcctcataaacGCTTCAGTTACTAACAGAACCTTGGTTCCCTTTCAATACTCTTCACTGAATCATGCTTTGGGGGAAACTCAGTTTGCTCTGAATACTGAAGCCTGATTTCTTATTGTTCATTTAGCTGCATGATCAAATGGTATTTCAGCCCGATTGACTTTGTCAACGCTGAGTGCTATTTCTTCAGAATTTTTTGACTGATAAGTGAGAGCTTTGACTCACATGCAGCATTATAGCATGGACATAATGCTTTTATTGCTGTTATCTCAGGGAGCCAAGGTTATGTTTGTAACCAGAGCGTTCCCTTGATTCACTCACTTTGCATGAATCATGCTTTGGGGAATGTTGTCCAATAATGTTGTGCTATAAGTGCAAAACAAAAGCTATCCTCTGAGCCCAAACCCAGGACACCCAAGATGAGGGCCCTTAGGGTAACATGGGCCAATAAGGGCACAACTAGCCTGGAATCAGAGAGGCCCAGGCCACAAGGCTGGAGTCCTCCAACATAAATAGACCCAACCACTAGCAGTGGTCGCGTCAAAGGACAAAGTGGTCAAAGGACAATTTGATTAGGCGGACAAGATCCGTGTCTGCAGGGCAGGGATGTCCAGGTTATAAAACCTAGCAAAGGTAGACAGCAAAGACCAGCCAGCTGCCGTACAGTTATCTCCAATTAAAACTCTACTGGACCAAGCCCAGGAGGAGGCCATTCCCCTGATGAAGTGGGCCCTAACTTCAATGGGGCACTGTAAGCCCACTGAGGTGTAAGATGGTGTTTTCTATGGTATAGTTTCTGCTTCATAACTGGCAGCCCTTTAGAGCGGCCTCCGAAGCATGAAAAGAGATGCTCTGATTGCTGCTACTGGTTAGAGGGCTCTATTTATCCCAAGGATAAATTAGCACCCTGCTCATCCTCCAAGAAGGAAAGAGTTAAAATGGTAATGACCTGTGCTTTCAATGAAGTTGAGTGCACTTTAGGCACATAAACGTGTCTTGGATTAAGGAAGACTTTGCAATCTGTAGGTCCAAACTCAAGCTCCCTGAGAGCGCCTGCAGGTCACCCACTTGTTTGACCAACACTAAAGCCAGCAGGAGAGCGGTCTTAAGGGGCAGGAGCTGTAAATCGGCTGACTGAAGGGGCTCAAACGAAGGCCCTTGAAGGGATGTGAGGACCATTCAGTCTCCGGACTCCCCTCATGAACTTAATTACTCTTTTGGTTTCCCTATAGACTGGCCAGTCAAGATAGTGTGATTCACTGCAATGGCTGCCACATGCAATTTGAGCATGAAAGGGTGTCTCCGTTCTCCTGAAGACACACTGCCCTGGGACAACATGTCCCCTCACTGGTTCAATTTGCCTGGCACATGCACTGCCTTCAAGAAGCGCAGGTTGCATTGTGCCCCCAAGAGGAGGTTCATTTTGTATGAAGCAGGAACAACAGAACCACAGAGGAGGTGGCCGCCATCAGGCCCAGTATCCTCTGGAAAACTCTAATGGGAAGAAAAACTCCTACTTTAAATGATgccgctgaattttcagtgagTGTTCCAGAGCAAACCAGGACCGCATCTGGCCAAGTCAAGAACTATCCCCAGCAAAGCAATTCATTGGCTGGGAGAAAGGGAGCTCTTGGTTGGTTCTGATAAAAGCTAAAATTTTTTGACTAAAATTTTTACCTGGAAGTCT harbors:
- the LOC131553306 gene encoding tripartite motif-containing protein 16-like, whose product is MEEDRISVNKKEFLCPVCLDLLKDPVAIPCGHSYCKSCITGCWDQEDQMRVYSCPQCRQTFSPRPALARNTILAEMVEKIKKTKLSADCDAGAGDVQCDVCTGRKYKAVKSCLVCLNSYCQNHLEQHESWFKGKRHNLTEATGRLQEMICQKHEKLLEVFCCTDQKCICMLCTIIEHKNHNIVSAAAQRTEKQKQLKETQKTLQQRIQQREKDLQQLREAVESQKRSAQTAVEDSERIFTELIRSIERRRSEQIRLIRDQEKQAVSRAEGRLERLEQEINDLRRRDAELEQLSHTQDHIQFLQSFQSLSAPPESTDVNDDPLSYLVTSDGLRDSVCQMRDKLEDFCKEQLKKISDRVTFTNIVPRTRNGFLQYSHQLTLDLNTVNKHLRLSERNRVITNTGTDQSYPDHPDRFDVWRQVLCGESVCGRRYWEIEWSGDVCISVSYKSISRKGRGECGFGYNDQSWSLDCSRSRYLFRHNNIETRLSVKSISSRIGVFVDHGAGTLSFYSVSDTMSLIHTVQTTFTQPLFPGFWVYIGSSVKLC